One segment of Kogia breviceps isolate mKogBre1 chromosome 14, mKogBre1 haplotype 1, whole genome shotgun sequence DNA contains the following:
- the RBBP8NL gene encoding RBBP8 N-terminal-like protein: MESFMESLNRLKDVHENEITGLQNKLLELNSERCRDAQRAEELCAKNRQLREQQRALKENLRALENRLRAGLCDRCMVTQELARKKQQEFESSLLQSLQHVFLLTTELTRLQEENDALKEEVKQLRGPGAKPQFREGAPEPPSPLLLPSLGTRKAVTAKPLEGHKEMEGGHAERPVGYGTSPVAKISPGTNLPEPRAPDTSPQHISNQLHGTIAVVRPGSWACSANRGSVNGTSPLPPPRSRPPSPPGGHGLPLDSGLLLAHSFLQASLPSAKPCESPKRSLQADRLCHLNRHLDLPRGSPHSGPQAPATACSGPQPQGLKAGEAEAWEEPAGLLGLPGALAGMRDLRLEGALHLLLAQQLWARGRAGGAGLRGPPAPGKAPPSPPAGPHSEGPGGGAAGAALPRGQHPQPAGSGSPGAKEASATQDYVTDKPLDLSEWARGRDGAPRPASQPGSLSPPGAHTPSPKPPQGMEPSAQSGVQGLSDGSKGAEEPEAEGPPACTEPSHSLPGLSLPSPSGPGYEDRGRPKPPPCPQRPDGDGHPGEDEYLQLSKAQGQQPESDELDKPDTSDSEVGLSTEAVATRSSPAEGPRGFCATERGRGPQKRKRASDQWSKGLHRRLGCGRHNAPLLPGR, encoded by the exons ATGGAGAGCTTCATGGAGTCGCTAAACAGGCTGAAGGACGTCCATGAGAATGAGATCACGG GCCTGCAGAACAAGCTTCTGGAACTGAACTCAGAGAGGTGTCG GGACGCCCAGAGGGCGGAGGAGCTCTGTGCCAAGAACCGTCAGCTCAGGGAGCAGCAGAGGGCGCTGAAGGAGAACCTGCGGGCGCTGGAGAACAG GCTGCGGGCCGGCCTGTGCGACCGCTGCATGGTCACCCAGGAGCTGGCCAGGAAGAAGCAGCAGGAGTTCGAGAGCTCCCTGCTCCAGAGCCTGCAGCATGTCTTCCTCCTCA CAACCGAGCTGACCCGGCTGCAGGAGGAAAACGATGCCTTGAAGGAGGAGGTGAAGCAGCTCCGGGGCCCAGG GGCCAAGCCCCAGTTCAGGGAGGGCGCCCCAGAGCCCCCGTCACCCCTGCTGCTCCCCTCCCTGGGCACCCGGAAGGCCGTCACCGCGAAGCCACTGGAAGGCCACAAGGAGATGGAGGGCGGCCACGCAG AAAGGCCGGTGGGGTACGGGACGTCTCCAGTAGCCAAAATCTCCCCGGGTACCAACCTGCCTGAGCCCCGGGCCCCGGACACG AGCCCCCAGCACATCTCCAACCAGCTACACGGGACCATCGCCGTGGTGCGGCCAGGGTCCTGGGCCTGCTCCGCCAACAGGGGCTCCGTCAACGGGACGTCCCCACTGCCACCCCCCAGGAGCAGACCCCCAAGCCCGCCTGGAGGGCACGGCCTCCCTCTGGACAG CGGGCTCCTCCTCGCCCACAGCTTCCTGCAGGCCTCTCTGCCCTCTGCCAAGCCCTGCGAGTCCCCGAAGCGCTCCCTCCAGGCTGACCGCCTCTGCCACCTGAACCGCCACCTGGACCTGCCCCGTGGGAGCCCTCACAGCGGCCCCCAGGCTCCCGCCACAGCCTGCAGcggcccccagccccagggcctcAAGGCCGGGGAGGCGGAGGCCTGGGAGGAGCCCGCGGGTCTGCTGGGCCTGCCAGGCGCCCTGGCGGGCATGCGTGACCTGCGGCTGGAGGGAGCGCTGCACCTGCTCCTGGCCCAGCAGCTGTGGGCGCGGGGGCGGGCGGGCGGTGCCGGGCTGAGGGGCCCCCCGGCGCCGGGGAAGGCGCCACCCTCCCCGCCGGCCGGCCCCCACTCAGAGGGTCCCGGCGGCGGGGCGGCCGGGGCAGCCCTGCCCAGAGGGCAGCACCCACAGCCCGCAGGCTCAGGCAGTCCTGGGGCAAAGGAGGCCTCGGCCACACAGGACTATGTCACAGACAAGCCCCTGGACCTCTCGGAGTGGGCCCGGGGCCGGGACGGCGCCCCCAGGCCTGCCAGCCAGCCAGGATCACTCAGCCCCCCAGGTGCCCACACGCCCAGCCCCAAGCCACCCCAGGGAATGGAGCCCTCTGCACAGTCTGGGGTCCAGGGACTCAGCGACGGCAGCAAGGGGGCCGAAGAGCCAGAGGCAGAAGGGCCTCCAGCTTGCACG GAACCCTCCCATTCTCTCCCAGGCCTCAGCCTGCCCTCTCCGAGTGGGCCAGGATATGAGGACAGAGGGAGGCCAAAACCGCCCCCCTGCCCGCAAAGGCCTGATGGAGACGGCCACCCGGGTGAGGATGAGTACTTGC AGCTCAGCAAAGCCCAAGGACAGCAGCCAGAGTCAGATGAGCTAGACAAGCCAGACACCTCGGACAGCGAG GTGGGCCTGAGCACCGAGGCGGTGGCCACGCGGAGCTCTCCAGCCGAGGGACCCAGGGGGTTCTGCGCCACGGAGCGTGGGCGGGGCCCACAGAAGAGGAAGCGGGCCTCAGACCAGTGGAGCAAAG GCCTGCACCGCAGGCTGGGCTGTGGCCGCCACAATGCGCCATTGTTGCCGGGAAGGTGA